A genomic segment from Desulfonatronum lacustre DSM 10312 encodes:
- a CDS encoding M48 family metallopeptidase, with translation MDFFESQERARRKSAVLVVLFILATIGIVFTVYALIYLLLLTDAPNATQAWREFKSMADLLAMLGAIILAIIGFGTIFKMVQLRRGGAAVAELLGGRLVMPDSANPDERKVLNVVEEMAIASGLPVPPVYMLDQESGINAFAAGQNPGDAVVGLTSGAARLLTRSELQAVIGHEFSHILNGDMRMNIKLMSVIHGLIILGLAGRVILRMTVYGGRSRDRRGAALPLVLGVGFILVGSLGMFFGSMIKAAVSRQREYLADASAVQFTRDSRAMAEVLKKIGAISQGSRLEHANAAQASHMFFAQGVNVLMTSLFATHPPLEERIRRVEPGWDGTYPVISDFPRPHVRTAKDAAANEFGFSGLTPKQYQEQHQERPGPSSRPAVQSGTPKAIDLTASVGRLDDAHVAHARGLRERIPPVLLDAAHDTGQAQWVVFAMLLSREQSVARAQFALLDKIFGPSLAREVANLARLELPRELRLPLMDICFPALRRMPFDRYPAFRSALHGMIQADGRVGLFEWAVHRAVLRHLEPSFEPGRPSAFGHVALHQAVDQTSLILSALAHVGARAEDTAMAFEAGAKELRLPGLGLRTREQCGIQALDTALTKLVRLRESSKRDLITACAAVIVADGQVSIAQAEILRAVSDALECPMPPLLPGQVAGA, from the coding sequence ATGGATTTTTTTGAGAGCCAGGAACGGGCTCGACGCAAGAGCGCGGTGCTGGTGGTGCTGTTCATTCTGGCCACCATCGGCATCGTGTTCACGGTCTATGCCTTGATCTATCTGTTGCTGCTGACCGATGCGCCCAACGCGACCCAGGCTTGGAGGGAGTTCAAGAGCATGGCCGACCTGTTGGCCATGCTGGGAGCGATCATCCTGGCTATTATCGGGTTCGGGACCATTTTCAAGATGGTCCAGCTCCGGCGTGGCGGGGCCGCGGTGGCCGAACTGCTGGGCGGGCGGCTGGTGATGCCGGACAGCGCCAACCCGGATGAGCGCAAGGTGCTCAACGTGGTGGAGGAAATGGCCATCGCCTCGGGTCTGCCCGTGCCTCCGGTGTACATGCTGGACCAGGAGAGCGGCATCAACGCCTTTGCCGCGGGCCAGAACCCCGGCGACGCGGTGGTGGGACTGACCAGCGGGGCCGCCCGGCTGTTGACCCGTTCGGAGTTGCAGGCCGTGATCGGGCACGAGTTCAGCCATATCCTGAACGGGGACATGCGCATGAACATCAAGCTGATGAGCGTGATCCACGGGCTGATCATCCTGGGGCTGGCCGGGCGGGTGATCCTGCGGATGACCGTCTATGGCGGGCGGTCCCGGGATCGTCGGGGTGCTGCCTTGCCCCTGGTGCTGGGCGTGGGCTTCATCCTGGTGGGCTCCCTGGGGATGTTTTTCGGAAGCATGATCAAGGCTGCGGTCTCCCGGCAACGGGAGTACCTGGCCGACGCCTCGGCGGTCCAGTTTACCCGCGACTCCCGGGCCATGGCCGAGGTGCTGAAGAAGATCGGCGCGATTTCCCAGGGGTCGCGACTGGAGCACGCCAACGCGGCCCAGGCCAGCCACATGTTTTTCGCCCAGGGCGTGAACGTGCTCATGACCTCCCTGTTCGCCACCCATCCCCCCTTGGAGGAGCGCATCCGGCGGGTGGAGCCGGGTTGGGACGGAACGTATCCGGTCATATCGGACTTTCCCCGGCCACATGTGCGAACCGCGAAAGACGCTGCCGCCAATGAGTTCGGTTTTTCCGGTCTGACCCCAAAACAGTACCAGGAACAGCACCAGGAACGCCCCGGTCCTTCGTCGCGACCCGCTGTCCAGTCAGGCACGCCCAAAGCAATTGACCTGACCGCCTCCGTGGGCCGACTGGATGATGCCCATGTGGCTCATGCCCGAGGGCTCCGGGAGCGAATTCCTCCCGTATTGCTGGACGCTGCCCACGACACGGGCCAGGCCCAGTGGGTGGTGTTCGCTATGCTGCTCAGTCGGGAGCAGAGCGTGGCCAGGGCGCAGTTCGCGTTGCTGGACAAGATTTTCGGGCCGTCCCTGGCCCGGGAGGTGGCCAATCTGGCACGCCTGGAACTGCCCAGGGAACTGCGCCTCCCGTTGATGGATATCTGCTTCCCGGCCCTGCGCCGGATGCCGTTTGATCGCTATCCGGCGTTTCGTTCCGCGCTGCACGGGATGATTCAGGCCGATGGACGGGTCGGGCTGTTTGAGTGGGCCGTACACCGGGCCGTACTCCGCCACCTGGAGCCGTCCTTCGAGCCGGGTCGGCCCTCGGCATTTGGTCACGTGGCCCTGCACCAGGCCGTGGATCAGACCTCGCTGATCCTCTCCGCCCTGGCCCATGTGGGAGCCCGGGCCGAAGACACGGCCATGGCCTTCGAGGCCGGGGCCAAGGAACTGCGCCTGCCCGGCCTGGGGCTGCGCACCCGGGAGCAGTGCGGCATCCAGGCCCTGGACACGGCTTTGACCAAGCTGGTCCGCCTGCGCGAATCCTCCAAGCGCGACCTGATCACGGCCTGCGCCGCGGTCATCGTGGCCGACGGCCAAGTCTCCATCGCCCAGGCCGAAATACTGCGGGCCGTGAGCGACGCCCTGGAATGCCCCATGCCGCCGCTGTTGCCCGGGCAGGTGGCGGGGGCATAA
- a CDS encoding LemA family protein — MSTSLIVALVLIVALGFLVVRIYNQLVALRNRYKNAFAQIDVQLKRRYDLIPNLVETAKAYMAHERETLEAVIAARNQAYGAMQAASANPGQAAAMAGLAGAEGMLSGALGKLFALVESYPDLKANQNMMQLSEEMTSTENKVAFARQAFNDGVMTYNTYRESFPQTIFAGMFGFEQATLLEFEGREFREAPKVQF; from the coding sequence ATGTCCACGTCACTGATCGTCGCCCTTGTCTTGATTGTCGCCCTGGGCTTTCTGGTGGTGCGCATCTACAACCAGTTGGTCGCCCTCAGGAACCGGTACAAGAACGCTTTTGCCCAGATCGACGTGCAGCTCAAGCGGCGCTACGATCTGATTCCCAATCTGGTGGAAACGGCCAAGGCCTACATGGCCCATGAACGCGAGACCCTGGAAGCCGTGATCGCGGCCCGGAACCAAGCCTACGGCGCCATGCAGGCAGCGTCGGCCAATCCGGGGCAGGCCGCGGCCATGGCCGGTTTGGCCGGGGCCGAGGGCATGCTGTCCGGGGCGCTGGGGAAGCTCTTCGCCCTGGTGGAGAGCTATCCGGACCTGAAGGCCAATCAGAACATGATGCAGCTCAGCGAAGAGATGACCAGCACGGAAAACAAGGTCGCCTTCGCCCGGCAGGCCTTCAACGACGGAGTGATGACCTACAACACCTACCGGGAGTCCTTTCCCCAGACCATCTTTGCCGGGATGTTCGGGTTCGAGCAGGCTACGTTGCTGGAGTTCGAGGGTCGGGAGTTTCGGGAAGCGCCCAAAGTTCAATTCTAG